CTTAAGTTGATTATGTTTCGTCCTATCAAACAATTTCCAATCTTGGTCCTTTGATGAATTAATTTGAGcttgaattaaaattaaaatagttcttttttagataaataatttCTTATATTTTCCAGCACACCCTTGGCAATGAAATAATcatatttatttcctttaaaaaaattatatctatttatttataacaCTTAATTTTTTGTGTTAACATGTTTCTTTCTAGTACACTCCAAAAACGGAGTACCTGATCTTGGGTTTCCcagaatttgaattttttggttttctctttttctctcgattctttattttctaattatcttttttcattttagtaaaaaaaaaaaaaaaaatcacattaagaataggcctaatacataaataaccccctgaacttgtccaaatgttgcaactgccccccgaactttcaattgtaacaacttactcctcaaacttgtccaattataaaacataacccatcaaacttgtccaattataaaacataaccccaaattactgacatggactgcaattgatcAAACACGTGGAATACAAAAGCTGCAatgctcgtggagtgtgataatcagatctttggcgtgatacgaatccggggaaacgtttttacggttgcttcaagtacgggtaaaaaaatttccaatttgggttatgttttacaattcgacaagtttaaggggtaagttgttacaattgaaagttggaggaggCAGTTGTAAtatttggataagttcaggggttatttgtgtattaggccttaagAATAAAAACACTTTGATAAAATTTAATGAGGTAAACTAACAAAATAGGAAAATTGAGAACTTAGATGGGTGGAATGGGGGTTGTTAAATGATTTATGATAAACTATCTCGTAGCGATATTTTatgaatatgctaatttcaaatTTGTCGCGTGTGTTTGGATGTGGACGTACCAGAGAAATTAATTCTCAATTAATATGGATGGTTAAGTTTATAGATTTGCCGCCTAAACTTAAAATCTAATCGAAGCGGCTGACGAGAGACGCAAGGGTTGAAAAAATCCCTCTAGCACGGTTATGGAACTTTGATagatatttaatgtttttaagtccttcaaaaaaaatctttttaaGTTGTTGCggataaattaaaaaatgaataaataaaggaGAATAAAAGTGCGAAAATGACatgagatttggtgaaaaatgtATATTTTGTTGATGTAAACGAGTCTGGATACAGATGTTCAAGGcaaaagaattacaattgaaTCAATTTCTATATCAACATATAGCTAAACCAAATGCAAGATTAAATGTAACCAAATCAATAACATGAGCAAGAATTGAATTGCAACAATTATAGTAAaggaaatgaatgaaaaattcaaatgacaaactcggagccacagtTGGCTATCTCGGTTAGGCGTTGAATTGACGTTGGCTTTGGATCCACGAGCAATGCGAGCACTTCGAGCTATCGAAACAGAGCGGGGCTGACTTCATCCTTGGGTAGCTGATTTGCACGGTACTAAATAACTTGCAAGTGGAACTAGTATTTAACTTTGGGCAGATTTGGGCCGGACTTTGAATGAGTCGTACGAGAGTTTTCGAAAACGGAATCGAGTAAAACGAAAGGCTAAACTGAAGTTCAAGAAGTAAAAAACGAGTTTATGGGAAAATTGGGGACAGAAATAAATTAGAAAAGCTCAGGAATGTAAAAATGAAACAGGTGGACAGATTGTGAAAAGCTGGACAGACTATAGAAAAATGATTCAGGGTCAGAAGATTGATTCGTAAAATAGATTTCCGGGCATGAAATTAAGCAAAACGAAAGGCTAAAATCAAATTTAGGATATCAGGAACAATATCTTATAAGAGATCGAGAGAAGAACAAACTTTAAATGGTCTGAACGAGAATTAAAAGATATCGGACATAAACTATAAAAACTTGACATAAAATGATTTCAGTGAATTTCTAACTaaaaaattagtaaattttggACTAGGAATTGGTAAATAAAGGTAAGGAACTTGAAAAATAAGTTGCTAAAGGATTGAATTGAAGTTAAAAAGAACTTGAAAAGTGAAACTAAAGTTAGGAATTACGAAgaacaaagtttaaagttttaGGAAATTCGACATAATATATGTGTCTTTTTAGGTATGACATCCGGAATCGTAGAACCATATGTAGATAGGCTGCTGGAAATTCAAACCACACAGCATGTGGCTCTCTTTTATGCCATTTTTTAGTGTCATTTTATACTCCACACGACATGGGGGATAGACCACACATCATGTGGATTAGCTAATTTGGACCAGAAGGTTCAGACTCACCTCACACACCATATGGCTGTTCCACACGTTGTGTGAGTGTCTTTTGCCTACTTTGTGACAAAAAATTACATGGTTCACATGGTGCACGATCTAACCGCACGACGTGGGAACCATTTACTTTGgactttattttaaaattattatatggTGTGACATTAATCCTTGTGTGAGTATTCTTGAAGGTGTCCTGAATTACTGGTCACCGGTTTGCAACTCCCTGGTACTTCCACTGGGCCCATTGTCTATCACTTTAAGGGATGTAGTTACTTTGACACGGCTACTTATCTTTGGAGAGCATCTGTATTGAGACAGATGACTTTTCCGAGGTGAAGGCAATTTCATCCAAAAAGGCTCGCATGTATGCCcaaataattaagaaattttTTGAAAGGATGAACTGACTGATGAACCATGTAAACTTCATGTGGATGCTTCTGAGTGATTATATCTTCAAGCCGTTGAGCCTCGGACCTAATGTGGAAATACTCATCATCGCTAAAGACTTAGCCTCGGGGTGTCAATTAGCTCTAGGTACTATGTTGTTAGCTTCTACTTTCCACCGTCTGGCGTTCACAGTTGAGCAAAAATCGTTTATTAAACCCAGGGGTGGTTTGTGGCTGCTACAACTATGGCTCTTCACATACTTTCCTCACATGGGTACTGGCTCACTTGTAGGGACTTCAGACCATCTTGGTATTGATCTCTGTTATAGCTCTTCAGGACTGGCTATAAGTGACATTGTGAGGTATTTTCGCACCTTCGTACCTTCTTTAAAAAATGAACTATTCTGTTTTTGGAAGGATGATTCATTCTTGCCACCTTGCGCTTTCTCCTACATGCCTGCTTACTCATCAAGACACTAAATGGTGGAGGGCCTTCTGTGTCACTCGTAGACTGCATCATGGGGTGAGTCGGACTAGCTTCTCTTGGTCGTTGGATCCTAGCTTGGTATTATATGCACCATGTCTCTTGGCCTGCCAACTGGGGTTCTTTCAATCAATCATGGGACAACTCCAGTTTCCTTTTGTTTCTCAGTGATAAGGAGCCATGATGAAGATATAACTGGTGCGGTTTTAGATGCGGAGCAAGACTAAGGACCACTTCTTCTTGGGTCAGGCCGACCTTCGTTTGAGATTTGGTGCGATACTGTTTTTAAGAATTGTATTCCCCCTTTAGGTaagcaaattttttatttatatttattattatacatataatatattgaattttgttttatgtattctttattttcttagatTCAAGCGGGAGCTCGGGCAAGAATAATAATTTAGAAGTAGTTCTTTAAATATTTACCATTAACATACCTTTTATGTGGTTCTCCACCTAAACTCCTTAACCAATAGGCGTTCCCAGGTAGCACTTTGTGGACTTGGAAAGGACCCTCCTAGTTAGGTGACCATTTGCCGAGCTCGTGATCTTTCATTCCATTTGGTAAAATTAACTTCCACACAATCTCGCCTTCTTggaagttcttcttcttcaccttTTTGTTGTACACAGTTTCCACTTTCTTTATCTGTATAAGCATGCAGTCGAGTGCCTTCTGTCTCTCATAGTCCAAGTCTTCTAGTTCTTTTATCATAGCTTACACATAATTATCTGACTCCAAATCATGTTGATGCATCACTTGTAGTGAAGGCACAacgactttttttttaatatcattaCATCATGACCAAATATTATGAAGAATGGACTTACCCTCGTTGCTTGTGTCTTTGACATCACTAGTGGAAAAATGACCATTTGCATCGACGCATTTGCATTGGCCTTTACAAAGCGCGATGTAAAAGGTtcatttgcatcggtcctttatttggggccgatgcaaaaggttcatttgcatcggcccttaataaggaccgatgcaaataaacatattatttgCATCAGTCCTTTTAAAAGGACCAATGCAAATAGTAATTGAactatttgcatcggccctttaagAAGTAACGATGCAAATAACTgcattatttgcatcggccctttataAAAGGTGATGCAAATAGTGTTAGtataaaatttggattttagggttAATGTACTTATTTGCAGCTGCCTCCCATCTCCCTCCTCTCCTTTTCACAAGATGGAAACTCAGCTCCCTTCCATGGCTGCCTTTTCCACCTCCGACTAGGTCAAGGTAATTAAAGAAATTGGTTCTGGGAATTTTGGGGTTGCTACATTAGTTAAAGATAAAAAGTCCAAAGAGCTTTTTGCTGTTCAGTACATAGAGAGAGGAAAAAAGGTATTCTTTTTTTCATTGCTTTTTCCTAATTTTCAATACCTATTCTATTCTATACTTTATATTCTCTAATTCATTCCTTTTGCTAGATTGATGAGAATGTCCAGAGAGAAATTATCAACCACAGATCCTTAAGGCATCCAAATATTGTCCGGTTCAAAGAGGTAACACCCATCCAAATATTTGGCTTCTTCTGTTCTCCACTATTCCCCCTTGATGGAGCGCCTCATGGGTACCTCTACTCTCTAAGATTCACATAAATTTCTTCTTAACCCTTTTCTGGTTTCGGGTTCTGTTTGGAGCTTCAACTATTGACAATGACGGaatatatttgtttatttagtAAGGTAAAGATTcactatttttattttgtttttcctATGGAATGTGttcttcttgtaatttttgCTTAAAAATCTCTTATCTTTTCAAATTATTGTTCTAGTTGTCTTAAATTGATGGGGTTTGTGTGATTAAGCTATATGGGTTTTGTGGAATGCATGTTCTGATCTGAGTTTCAAAGTGGGTTTTTATTTGCATTGTTCAGAATTTGGCACTGTTTTGGTTTTTGGTCCTAAATCTACACTATCTTCCTTTCTAGGGTTTTTGGTTTTAGTGATTTGTTGTTCATAAATTTCAAGTGTTTATCCGATTAATTGCATACTTGTTGTGACACAGGATACACTATGGTTTGTGGTGTTTATATCTGCTCAGTCTGTTTAAAGCAGATAAGCACTACCAGTAAGATCAAAATTGAAGATATTCAAGTCATTGAGAGACCAATTTTTGTTAATGAACCTAAAAAATTGCAGATTCCTATTCCACATTTTCCTTATCTTATAACTTTTAGCAGGTAATTGAGAATCTCTGCCTTTGAATTTGAAATTGAATTTGAAGTTCTCTAATCAGGAGTTTAACTTGTTTTCAGGGCTGAATTTGCACATAATCCTGTGAGATACTTTGCAATACTATCAATGCAAAGATCCGGGAGTGGATGGCTTGAGACATTGTTAAATAGTCACATAAACGTAAGCTCGGACGGAGAAATATTTTTGGTGTTGGATAGGAGAAGAAATGCTTCATCTGTTATAGAGACTTTGGATAGAGTTTTAAATTTGGACCGGTTCACTAGTGCTTCTAAAAATGAATGCTCTGCTGCTGTTGGCTTCAAGTGGATGCTTAATCAGGTACACACTCTTCTAATGTAGGCTAAAAGGTTACCTTTTGATTTCGATACGTTTTGAACTGGAAGAGAAAACATGCGATTTCCTCGAGAGGCTGGGAAAATAGATAAGCGTATAACTGAATCAGGTGACAGTAGTGGTTATGAAAGTAGTTTCCAATGGAAAAAAAATGGCAAGGAATGGATACTTCCGTATCTCAGGTCTCGTAAGTGGCCATATGCAAActtcatttcattttttaatttcagTTTCATTTCTCTTTCGACTTCATTGGGGTTGAGGGCTTAACAACCTACATATTTGGCCCCTTCAATATTTTTCCTATGTACTGCGATTTAGTAATCTATACT
The sequence above is drawn from the Euphorbia lathyris chromosome 6, ddEupLath1.1, whole genome shotgun sequence genome and encodes:
- the LOC136233237 gene encoding uncharacterized protein isoform X1, with amino-acid sequence MVCGVYICSVCLKQISTTSKIKIEDIQVIERPIFVNEPKKLQIPIPHFPYLITFSRAEFAHNPVRYFAILSMQRSGSGWLETLLNSHINVSSDGEIFLVLDRRRNASSVIETLDRVLNLDRFTSASKNECSAAVGFKWMLNQERIPVEEVFVQLNCNKEGLSYDEGQKRLHLFGTNKLEEKKVPFLFFILFQFFLVVY
- the LOC136233237 gene encoding uncharacterized protein isoform X2, encoding MVCGVYICSVCLKQISTTSKIKIEDIQVIERPIFVNEPKKLQIPIPHFPYLITFSRAEFAHNPVRYFAILSMQRSGSGWLETLLNSHINVSSDGEIFLVLDRRRNASSVIETLDRVLNLDRFTSASKNECSAAVGFKWMLNQERIPVEEVFVQLNCNKEGLSYDEGQKRLHLFGTNKLEEKKESKVLKFLGFTNI